In a single window of the Sphingosinicella microcystinivorans genome:
- a CDS encoding NifU family protein: MFIETQATPNPATVKFLPGRTVMPSGTVDFGSPEAAEASPLASALFALGDVTGVFLGSDFISVTRAEGGSEWRELKPQVLGIIVDHFASGAPLLNETGAAETEVEVEDDPETADIVAQIRDLLETRIRPAVANDGGDIIYKGFREGVVYLQMQGACSGCPSSTATLKNGIENLLKYYVPEVTDVRAV, encoded by the coding sequence ATGTTCATCGAGACCCAGGCCACACCCAACCCCGCGACCGTGAAGTTCCTTCCCGGGCGCACCGTGATGCCTTCGGGAACCGTCGATTTCGGATCGCCCGAGGCCGCGGAGGCATCGCCGCTGGCAAGCGCGCTCTTCGCGCTCGGCGACGTCACGGGCGTGTTCCTCGGCAGCGACTTCATCTCCGTGACGCGCGCCGAGGGCGGCAGCGAATGGCGCGAGCTGAAGCCGCAGGTGCTCGGCATCATCGTCGACCATTTCGCGAGCGGCGCGCCGCTCCTGAATGAAACCGGCGCCGCCGAAACCGAGGTCGAGGTCGAGGACGATCCGGAGACTGCGGACATCGTCGCGCAGATCAGGGACCTGCTGGAAACGCGCATCCGGCCCGCGGTCGCCAACGACGGCGGCGACATCATCTACAAGGGCTTCAGGGAAGGCGTCGTCTACCTCCAGATGCAGGGCGCCTGCTCGGGCTGCCCCTCGTCGACGGCGACGCTCAAGAACGGCATCGAAAACCTTCTGAAATACTATGTGCCGGAAGTCACGGACGTCCGCGCCGTCTGA
- a CDS encoding malonic semialdehyde reductase, producing the protein MTDHLLSDRDLDLIFRSARTHNDWSDRPVSDVQLRAVYDLMRMGPTSANCEPARIVFAKSPEAREKLAACASGSNAPKIRQAPVTAIIGMDMKFYDQLPKLFPHTDARSWFTSNDALVRETAFRNSSLQGAYFIIAARAIGLNCGPMSGFDKAKVDAAFFAGTDIETNFICSIGYGTEKNLFPRSPRLSFEEAASIV; encoded by the coding sequence ATGACCGATCATCTGCTGAGCGACCGCGACCTCGACCTCATCTTCCGCAGCGCGAGGACGCACAACGACTGGTCCGACCGCCCGGTTTCCGACGTGCAGCTGCGCGCCGTCTACGACCTGATGCGCATGGGGCCGACCTCGGCGAACTGCGAGCCCGCGCGGATCGTGTTCGCGAAAAGCCCGGAAGCGCGCGAGAAGCTCGCCGCCTGCGCTTCGGGCAGCAACGCGCCGAAGATCCGGCAGGCGCCCGTCACCGCCATCATCGGCATGGACATGAAGTTCTACGACCAGCTGCCGAAGCTGTTCCCGCACACCGACGCGCGCAGCTGGTTCACCAGCAACGACGCCCTCGTCCGTGAAACCGCGTTCCGCAACTCCTCGCTGCAGGGCGCGTATTTCATCATCGCGGCGCGCGCGATCGGGCTCAATTGCGGCCCGATGTCGGGCTTCGACAAGGCGAAGGTCGACGCCGCCTTCTTCGCGGGCACCGACATCGAGACGAACTTCATCTGCTCGATCGGCTACGGCACCGAGAAGAACCTGTTCCCGCGCAGCCCGCGCCTGTCGTTCGAAGAGGCCGCGTCCATCGTCTGA
- the murJ gene encoding murein biosynthesis integral membrane protein MurJ, with the protein MSLVKSVGVIGGLTLVSRVFGFARDMLLSRLLGAGAGADAFFVAFKLPNIFRRLFAEGAFSAAYVPMFSKELHGPGGMKAAERFSANVLSVFLPVLLLFTALFEIFMPGVVWLMASAYKDVPGKFELTVELTRIAFPYLLLISLVSLLSGVLNSMSKFAAAAAAPILLNLCLIIGVLFFGSTTGDSAETARALAVSVTVAGIVQFVWLLWAVRRAGLTLRLRWPRLDPKVRELGRIIVPATFGAGIYQLSQLIDTFFATRLEEGAMSFLNYADRLNQLPLGVVGIALGTAILPALSRLIARADADGAQKLQGTAVELSMLLTLPAAVALAVAAHPIVEAIFLGGRFTAAHVSVTSGVLVALVAGLPAYVLIKVLTPGFFARGDTKTPVKTAAAALTFNVAVILLVIDRFGIVGLAAATAVSSWFNCVLLYTILHRRGHFTLTGAVLLRVGKQLLAALVMAAGLWWVTGALGSAFTGGALARAGALTAVVVTGAGLYFGTLWAIGGFHHEHLAKLRRGNSA; encoded by the coding sequence ATGTCGCTCGTCAAGAGCGTCGGCGTCATCGGAGGGCTGACCCTCGTCAGCCGCGTCTTCGGCTTTGCCCGCGACATGCTGCTTTCGCGCCTGCTCGGCGCGGGCGCGGGCGCGGACGCCTTCTTCGTGGCGTTCAAGCTGCCGAACATCTTCCGCCGCCTGTTCGCGGAAGGCGCGTTTAGTGCCGCCTACGTGCCGATGTTCAGCAAGGAACTGCACGGCCCCGGCGGCATGAAGGCCGCGGAGCGCTTCTCGGCGAACGTGCTGTCCGTGTTCCTGCCCGTGCTGCTGCTGTTCACGGCGCTGTTCGAGATCTTCATGCCCGGCGTCGTCTGGCTGATGGCGAGCGCCTACAAGGACGTGCCGGGCAAGTTCGAGCTGACCGTCGAGCTGACCCGAATCGCCTTTCCCTACCTGCTGCTCATCAGCCTCGTGTCGCTGCTCTCGGGCGTGCTCAATTCCATGTCGAAGTTCGCCGCCGCCGCCGCCGCGCCGATCCTGCTCAACCTCTGCCTCATCATCGGCGTGCTGTTCTTCGGCAGCACCACGGGCGACAGCGCAGAGACGGCGCGGGCGCTCGCGGTTTCGGTGACGGTGGCGGGCATCGTGCAGTTCGTGTGGCTACTGTGGGCGGTGCGCCGGGCCGGGCTGACGCTGCGTCTCCGCTGGCCGCGACTCGACCCCAAGGTGCGGGAACTCGGCCGCATCATCGTGCCCGCGACGTTCGGCGCGGGCATCTACCAGCTCTCCCAGCTCATCGACACGTTCTTCGCGACCCGGCTCGAGGAGGGCGCGATGAGCTTCCTGAACTACGCCGACCGGCTGAACCAGTTGCCGCTCGGCGTCGTCGGCATCGCGCTCGGCACCGCGATCCTGCCCGCGCTCAGCCGCCTCATCGCGCGCGCGGACGCGGATGGCGCGCAGAAGCTGCAAGGCACGGCGGTCGAGCTTTCGATGCTGCTGACGCTGCCCGCCGCCGTGGCGCTCGCCGTTGCCGCGCACCCGATCGTGGAGGCGATCTTCCTCGGCGGCCGGTTCACGGCGGCGCATGTTTCCGTCACCTCGGGCGTGCTGGTGGCGCTCGTCGCCGGTCTGCCCGCCTATGTGCTGATCAAGGTGCTGACGCCCGGCTTCTTCGCGCGCGGCGACACGAAGACGCCGGTGAAGACCGCCGCGGCGGCGCTCACCTTCAACGTCGCCGTGATCCTGCTCGTCATCGACCGCTTCGGAATCGTGGGGCTTGCGGCGGCGACCGCCGTTTCGAGCTGGTTCAACTGTGTGCTGCTCTACACGATCCTCCACCGGCGCGGGCACTTCACGCTGACGGGCGCGGTGCTCCTGCGCGTCGGCAAGCAGCTTCTCGCCGCGCTCGTGATGGCCGCCGGGCTCTGGTGGGTGACGGGCGCGCTCGGGTCCGCCTTCACCGGCGGCGCGCTGGCGCGCGCGGGCGCGCTGACGGCGGTCGTCGTGACCGGGGCGGGCCTTTATTTCGGGACGCTCTGGGCGATCGGCGGCTTCCACCACGAACACCTCGCCAAGCTCCGGCGCGGCAACAGCGCCTGA
- a CDS encoding DUF4136 domain-containing protein, translating to MKLPKILLSLGLLALVAACTTPFTADVSRFQRLPAPSGESFAIEARDPARSGGLEFAQYASYVENKLVQQGYQRAASPEAATLVVKLDYGVNDGREKIDTRYTGFGAGYGWGGWGWPYYSRYRYHPYYWGSFYDPFWGPGYGGAEVYSYTVYRSFLDMDIVRKNGAPVFEGRAEATTRSSDLTKLVPNLVEAMFQGFPGNSGQTVRVKVDQKKSGY from the coding sequence ATGAAACTGCCGAAGATCCTGTTGTCGCTGGGGCTGCTGGCGCTGGTCGCCGCCTGCACGACGCCCTTCACTGCCGACGTTTCCCGCTTCCAGCGCCTGCCGGCGCCGTCGGGCGAGAGCTTCGCGATCGAGGCCCGCGACCCGGCCCGCTCGGGCGGCCTCGAGTTCGCGCAATACGCGTCCTACGTCGAGAACAAGCTCGTCCAGCAGGGCTATCAGCGCGCCGCCTCGCCCGAGGCCGCGACGCTCGTCGTCAAGCTCGACTACGGCGTCAACGACGGCCGCGAGAAGATCGACACCCGCTACACCGGCTTCGGCGCGGGTTACGGATGGGGTGGCTGGGGCTGGCCCTACTACAGCCGCTACCGCTACCACCCCTATTACTGGGGCTCGTTCTACGATCCGTTCTGGGGCCCCGGCTACGGCGGCGCCGAGGTTTACAGCTACACCGTCTACCGCTCGTTCCTCGACATGGACATCGTCCGCAAGAACGGCGCGCCGGTGTTCGAGGGCCGTGCCGAGGCGACGACGCGCTCGTCCGACCTCACCAAGCTCGTGCCCAACCTCGTCGAGGCGATGTTCCAGGGCTTCCCGGGCAATTCCGGGCAGACCGTGCGCGTGAAGGTCGACCAGAAGAAGAGCGGCTACTGA
- a CDS encoding universal stress protein, translating to MTAPGTALGTGTPNYLVVVDDTDESALAMRYAAIRAKMTGGNIMLVNIVPKPEFLLSGGLQDMIAAEAQEAAEALLSRKADEVMTLSGQRPALVIREGKAVDEVGRILTENKVHALILGAAAKGAPGPLVSHFSGERAGNLPCVVVIVPGGLDPEAIDRLA from the coding sequence ATGACGGCCCCGGGGACGGCCCTAGGGACGGGGACGCCCAACTATCTCGTCGTCGTCGACGACACCGACGAATCGGCGCTGGCCATGCGCTATGCCGCCATCCGCGCGAAGATGACCGGCGGCAACATCATGCTCGTGAATATCGTTCCCAAGCCCGAGTTCCTGCTCTCCGGCGGGCTTCAGGACATGATCGCCGCCGAAGCCCAGGAGGCCGCCGAGGCCCTGCTCAGCCGCAAGGCCGACGAGGTGATGACGCTTTCGGGGCAGCGCCCGGCGCTGGTGATCCGCGAGGGCAAGGCGGTCGACGAAGTCGGCCGGATCCTGACGGAGAACAAGGTCCACGCGCTGATCCTCGGCGCCGCCGCGAAGGGCGCGCCGGGGCCGCTCGTCAGCCATTTCTCCGGCGAGCGCGCCGGCAACCTCCCCTGCGTGGTGGTCATCGTGCCCGGCGGGCTCGATCCGGAAGCAATCGACCGTCTGGCTTGA
- the secB gene encoding protein-export chaperone SecB codes for MAENETGDEGYINGNGGEAPAEALPQVSILAQYVKDLSFENPGAPQSLQQGAGQPKIEINVNVGVRQQGENVYEVELKLSANATFETGKTAFITELLYGGLFGLQNVPQEHLELFLVVEAPRQLFPFARRIFADATRDGGFPPLMLDPIDFAQLYFARQQQAEEAGQSGEIGHA; via the coding sequence ATGGCCGAGAACGAAACGGGCGACGAAGGCTACATCAACGGCAACGGCGGCGAAGCCCCGGCGGAAGCCCTGCCGCAGGTTAGCATCCTCGCGCAGTACGTGAAGGACCTGTCGTTCGAGAACCCCGGCGCGCCGCAGTCGCTGCAGCAGGGCGCGGGCCAGCCGAAGATCGAGATCAACGTCAACGTCGGCGTCCGCCAGCAGGGCGAGAACGTCTACGAGGTGGAGCTGAAGCTCTCCGCGAACGCGACCTTCGAGACCGGCAAGACCGCCTTCATCACCGAGCTTCTCTACGGCGGCCTGTTCGGCCTCCAGAACGTGCCGCAGGAGCACCTCGAGCTGTTCCTCGTCGTCGAGGCGCCGCGCCAGCTGTTCCCGTTCGCCCGCCGCATCTTCGCGGACGCGACGCGTGACGGCGGCTTCCCGCCGCTGATGCTCGACCCGATCGACTTCGCGCAGCTCTATTTCGCCCGCCAGCAGCAGGCGGAAGAGGCAGGCCAGTCCGGCGAGATCGGGCACGCCTGA
- the tsaB gene encoding tRNA (adenosine(37)-N6)-threonylcarbamoyltransferase complex dimerization subunit type 1 TsaB has product MLLAIETGTAACSVALIDGTAIVAARHEIIGRGHSERLVPLVEAVLAESGARPRAIAVDVGPGSFTGLRVGIAAARGFGLVWDVPVHGFSSMTLLAARAFAASDAPHLTAVLDAGRGEVFVQAFGRDLQAAAPVAALPVAAAAAACAGPLAGTGAPLLKDAGSPAAVLSDTPPDARDVRLLPPSLRTLPPTPLYVRAPDAKLPA; this is encoded by the coding sequence ATGCTGCTCGCGATCGAAACCGGCACCGCCGCCTGTTCGGTCGCGCTGATCGACGGGACGGCCATCGTCGCGGCGCGGCACGAGATCATCGGCCGCGGCCATTCCGAGCGGCTCGTGCCGCTCGTCGAGGCCGTGCTCGCCGAATCCGGCGCGCGCCCGCGCGCCATCGCGGTCGACGTGGGTCCGGGGAGCTTCACCGGGCTTCGCGTCGGCATCGCCGCCGCGCGGGGCTTCGGGCTCGTCTGGGACGTGCCGGTCCACGGCTTTTCGTCGATGACGCTGCTTGCCGCGCGCGCCTTCGCCGCGAGCGACGCCCCGCATCTCACGGCCGTGCTGGACGCCGGGCGCGGCGAGGTGTTCGTGCAGGCGTTCGGCCGGGACCTGCAAGCGGCAGCGCCGGTCGCGGCGCTGCCGGTCGCCGCCGCTGCCGCGGCGTGCGCAGGCCCGCTGGCGGGAACGGGCGCGCCGCTGCTGAAGGATGCGGGCAGCCCCGCCGCCGTCCTTTCGGACACGCCGCCCGACGCGCGCGACGTGAGGCTGTTGCCGCCTTCGCTCCGCACCTTGCCGCCGACGCCGCTTTACGTGCGCGCACCCGATGCGAAGCTACCAGCATGA
- a CDS encoding Fur family transcriptional regulator: MTKIDIEAICAERGLRITEQRRVIARVLSDADDHPDVEELYRRASAIDAGISIATVYRTVRLFEEAGILERHDFRDGRSRYEPTPEEHHDHLIDVETGAVIEFHDDALEELQRAIADRLGFELVDHRLELYGRARKTTPAN, from the coding sequence ATGACCAAGATCGACATCGAAGCCATTTGCGCCGAGCGCGGCCTGCGCATCACCGAACAGCGCCGCGTGATCGCGCGGGTGCTCTCCGATGCGGACGACCATCCCGATGTCGAGGAGCTGTATCGGCGGGCATCGGCGATCGATGCCGGCATTTCCATCGCCACGGTCTATCGCACGGTGCGCCTCTTCGAGGAGGCCGGCATCCTCGAACGTCACGATTTCCGCGACGGCCGCTCGCGCTATGAGCCGACGCCCGAGGAGCATCACGATCACCTGATCGACGTGGAGACCGGCGCCGTCATCGAGTTCCACGACGACGCGCTCGAAGAGCTGCAGCGCGCGATCGCCGACCGCCTCGGCTTCGAGCTGGTCGATCACCGGCTGGAGCTCTACGGCCGGGCGCGCAAGACCACGCCCGCGAATTGA
- a CDS encoding MucR family transcriptional regulator produces the protein MNEQSENHQELLALTADIVSSHVANNTVAVSDLPNVIENVYSTLAKLGGAVEPAKPRQEPAVSVRASVKPDFIICLEDGKKLKMLKRHLMTHYNMTPDEYRAKWNLPADYPMVAPNYALQRQALAKKIGLGTKRAGKRK, from the coding sequence ATGAACGAACAAAGCGAAAATCATCAGGAGCTACTTGCGCTCACGGCGGACATCGTGTCGTCGCATGTCGCAAACAATACGGTGGCGGTTTCGGACCTGCCGAACGTGATCGAGAACGTCTATTCGACGCTCGCGAAGCTTGGTGGGGCGGTGGAGCCTGCAAAGCCGCGCCAGGAACCTGCGGTTTCGGTCCGCGCATCGGTGAAGCCCGACTTCATCATCTGTCTGGAGGACGGCAAGAAGCTGAAAATGCTGAAACGCCACCTGATGACGCACTACAACATGACGCCGGACGAGTATCGCGCGAAGTGGAACCTTCCCGCCGACTATCCGATGGTCGCCCCCAACTACGCCTTGCAGCGCCAGGCGCTCGCCAAGAAGATCGGCCTCGGCACCAAGCGCGCCGGCAAACGCAAGTAG
- the miaB gene encoding tRNA (N6-isopentenyl adenosine(37)-C2)-methylthiotransferase MiaB: MTRAEGTPVRDSRSYFVKTFGCQMNVYDSERMAELLEAEGHTPAASAEDADIVVLNTCHIRERASEKVYSEIGRLKHREGPKPVVAVAGCVAQAEGAEIVRRAPAVDVVVGPQAYHRLPDLIARAKERPVETDLPTLEKFEALGKRRKAAPSSFLTIQEGCDKFCTYCVVPYTRGAEVSRPAAAILEEARRLAGEGAREIVLLGQNVNAYRHDGTDFAALIAEVAAIEGIARIRYTTSHPADMTDALIDAHGATPKLMPYLHLPVQSGSNRVLKAMNRSHTAETYLAIIEKLRAARADMAISGDFIVGFPGETEAEFEETLAIIRAANYAQAYSFKYSARPGTPAAEMGGQIGEDVKSDRLHRLQALVQEQQLAFNRAALGRTMPILLERPGKHVGQLIGKSPWLQSVYVDARGASIGDIVTVEIEGAFANSLAGRIAFAEAA; this comes from the coding sequence TTGACGCGAGCCGAAGGCACGCCGGTGCGCGATTCCCGTTCCTATTTCGTCAAGACGTTCGGCTGCCAGATGAACGTCTACGACAGCGAGCGCATGGCGGAGCTGCTGGAGGCGGAAGGCCACACGCCGGCGGCCTCGGCGGAGGACGCCGATATCGTCGTGCTCAACACCTGCCACATCCGCGAACGCGCCAGCGAGAAGGTCTATTCGGAGATCGGACGGCTGAAGCACCGCGAGGGGCCGAAGCCGGTCGTCGCGGTCGCGGGCTGCGTGGCGCAGGCGGAAGGCGCCGAGATCGTGCGCCGCGCGCCCGCGGTCGATGTCGTCGTGGGGCCGCAGGCCTATCACCGGCTGCCGGACCTGATCGCGCGGGCGAAGGAGCGCCCGGTCGAGACCGACCTGCCGACGCTGGAGAAGTTCGAGGCGCTCGGCAAGCGCCGCAAGGCCGCGCCCTCGTCGTTCCTGACGATCCAGGAGGGCTGCGACAAGTTCTGCACCTACTGCGTCGTGCCCTACACGCGCGGCGCCGAGGTTTCGCGGCCCGCGGCAGCAATCCTTGAAGAGGCCCGCCGCCTCGCGGGCGAGGGCGCGCGCGAGATCGTGCTGCTCGGGCAGAACGTCAACGCCTATCGCCACGACGGCACCGACTTCGCGGCGCTCATCGCCGAGGTCGCGGCGATCGAGGGGATCGCCCGCATCCGCTACACGACGAGCCATCCCGCCGACATGACGGACGCGCTGATCGACGCGCACGGCGCCACGCCCAAACTGATGCCCTACCTGCACCTCCCCGTGCAGTCCGGCTCCAACCGTGTGCTGAAGGCGATGAACCGCTCGCACACGGCCGAGACCTATCTCGCCATCATCGAGAAGCTGCGCGCCGCGCGCGCCGACATGGCGATCTCCGGCGACTTCATCGTCGGCTTTCCCGGCGAGACCGAGGCCGAGTTCGAGGAGACGCTCGCGATCATCCGCGCGGCGAACTACGCGCAGGCCTATTCGTTCAAATATTCGGCGCGCCCCGGCACCCCGGCGGCGGAGATGGGCGGACAGATCGGCGAGGACGTGAAGTCGGACCGGCTGCACCGGCTGCAGGCGCTGGTGCAGGAACAGCAGCTGGCGTTCAACCGCGCCGCGCTCGGCCGCACCATGCCCATCCTGCTGGAACGCCCCGGCAAGCACGTGGGGCAGCTCATCGGCAAGTCGCCGTGGCTGCAATCCGTATACGTCGACGCGCGCGGCGCGAGCATCGGAGACATCGTGACGGTGGAGATCGAAGGCGCCTTCGCGAACAGTCTTGCAGGACGCATCGCGTTCGCCGAAGCTGCCTGA
- the trpS gene encoding tryptophan--tRNA ligase has product MTQTFQPRVFSGIQPTGNLHLGNYLGAIRNWVDMQHRHECVYCIVDLHAITLWQEPEALRRGIHEMAAALLASGIDPERAVLFNQSQVHMHAELCWILMCTARMGWMQRMTQFKEKSGKDREGASVGLFGYPVLQAADILGYKATHVPVGEDQKQHLELSRDIAQKFNTDYGVQLFPLPEPVIQGPATRVMSLRDGTAKMSKSDPSDMSRINLADDADAIAQKIRKAKTDPEPLPGDVVGLESRPEARNLVSIYAALAGTSAEAVLAEFEGKGFGAFKPALADLTVSVLAPIAARFRELCADPGHLDAVLAKGAARADAIAAPVLAEVKRTVGFLGGFPG; this is encoded by the coding sequence ATGACACAGACTTTCCAACCGCGCGTCTTTTCCGGCATCCAGCCGACCGGCAACCTGCACCTCGGCAACTACCTCGGCGCCATCCGCAACTGGGTGGACATGCAGCACCGGCACGAATGCGTCTATTGCATCGTGGACCTGCACGCGATCACGCTGTGGCAGGAGCCGGAGGCGCTGCGCCGGGGCATCCACGAGATGGCCGCCGCGCTGCTCGCGAGTGGCATCGACCCCGAGCGCGCCGTGCTGTTCAACCAGAGCCAGGTGCACATGCACGCCGAGCTGTGCTGGATCCTGATGTGCACCGCGCGCATGGGCTGGATGCAGCGCATGACGCAGTTCAAGGAGAAGTCGGGCAAGGACCGCGAAGGCGCCTCCGTCGGGCTGTTCGGCTATCCTGTGCTGCAGGCGGCCGACATCCTCGGCTACAAGGCGACGCACGTGCCGGTGGGCGAGGACCAGAAGCAGCATCTCGAACTCTCCCGCGACATCGCGCAGAAGTTCAACACCGACTACGGCGTGCAGCTGTTCCCGCTTCCCGAGCCCGTGATCCAGGGCCCGGCGACGCGCGTGATGTCGCTGCGCGACGGCACCGCGAAGATGTCGAAATCCGATCCCTCGGACATGAGCCGCATCAACCTCGCCGACGACGCCGACGCCATCGCGCAGAAGATCAGGAAGGCGAAGACCGACCCCGAGCCGCTGCCGGGCGACGTCGTGGGACTCGAGTCGCGGCCCGAGGCGCGGAACCTCGTCTCGATCTACGCGGCGCTTGCGGGAACGAGCGCCGAGGCGGTGCTCGCGGAGTTCGAGGGCAAGGGCTTCGGCGCGTTCAAGCCCGCGCTCGCCGACCTCACGGTGAGCGTGCTGGCGCCGATCGCCGCGCGTTTCCGCGAGCTTTGCGCCGATCCCGGCCATCTCGACGCCGTGCTGGCGAAGGGCGCGGCGCGTGCCGACGCCATCGCGGCGCCGGTGCTCGCGGAGGTGAAACGGACCGTCGGATTCCTTGGTGGCTTCCCCGGCTGA
- a CDS encoding GNAT family N-acetyltransferase, which yields MRHFRTVTIDDVPALAVLMSRAFDPRYGEGWNGSQLLGTLTMPGTRSEMAVADAAPAGFTLTRFAGEDCELLLIAVDPPRCGQGIGTELLKRSVDLAKQSGARRMFLEVRAGNNAARGLYERQGFICVGQRKDYYSGENHLRFDAMTMALSL from the coding sequence ATGAGGCATTTCCGCACCGTCACGATCGACGACGTGCCCGCGCTCGCGGTGCTGATGTCGCGCGCCTTCGATCCGCGCTACGGCGAGGGCTGGAACGGCAGCCAGCTGCTCGGCACGCTGACGATGCCGGGCACGCGCTCCGAAATGGCGGTTGCGGACGCGGCGCCCGCCGGCTTCACGCTGACGCGCTTCGCGGGCGAGGACTGCGAGCTTCTGCTGATCGCCGTCGATCCGCCGCGCTGCGGGCAGGGTATCGGAACGGAACTGTTGAAACGATCCGTTGATCTTGCGAAACAATCCGGCGCCCGGCGCATGTTCCTGGAAGTCCGCGCCGGCAACAATGCCGCGCGCGGGCTTTATGAACGCCAGGGGTTTATCTGTGTCGGACAGAGAAAAGATTATTATTCCGGCGAAAATCACTTGCGCTTCGATGCGATGACCATGGCGCTGTCACTGTAG
- a CDS encoding Tim44/TimA family putative adaptor protein, producing the protein MIEIVVLAMLAGFIALRLVSVLGRRTGHEEPAGEIVRRSPAEQQTPPRAGSYDLPPAAPLDLPADMSPALKESLNAIAAADPSFDPSRFAEGAKAAYRMILEAFWKGDVAALRDLVSDDIADQFAEAIAAREAEGLTLDNRLVSLEKVEIVAAQLRGAMAEVTLRFDADLVAITRDKAGSVVSGSLSDAVQSHDVWTFSRHTGAADPNWLLIDTDEDA; encoded by the coding sequence CTGATCGAGATCGTCGTTCTGGCGATGCTCGCGGGGTTCATCGCCCTTCGGCTCGTCAGCGTGCTCGGCCGCCGCACCGGCCACGAGGAGCCCGCGGGCGAAATCGTCCGCCGCAGCCCCGCCGAGCAGCAGACGCCGCCGCGCGCGGGCAGCTACGACCTGCCGCCCGCCGCGCCGCTCGACCTTCCCGCCGACATGTCGCCCGCGCTGAAGGAATCGCTGAACGCGATCGCCGCGGCCGATCCCTCCTTCGATCCGTCGCGCTTCGCCGAGGGCGCCAAGGCCGCCTATCGCATGATCCTCGAAGCCTTCTGGAAGGGCGACGTCGCGGCGCTGCGCGATCTCGTTTCCGACGACATCGCCGACCAGTTCGCCGAGGCGATCGCCGCGCGCGAGGCGGAAGGGCTGACGCTCGACAATCGCCTCGTGTCGCTGGAAAAGGTGGAGATCGTCGCCGCGCAGCTTCGCGGCGCGATGGCCGAGGTGACGCTGCGCTTCGACGCCGATCTCGTCGCCATCACGCGCGACAAGGCGGGCAGCGTCGTCAGCGGCTCGCTGTCGGACGCGGTGCAGTCGCACGACGTCTGGACGTTCAGCCGCCACACCGGCGCCGCCGACCCCAACTGGCTGCTCATCGACACCGACGAGGACGCCTGA